Proteins from a genomic interval of uncultured Desulfuromusa sp.:
- a CDS encoding Fur family transcriptional regulator: MSRNRELQFISGEHDHQRCISSAMTNAEHLCLQRGQRFTALRKRVFELVWQQHKPIGAYEILEKLQPDGRSAPPTVYRALDFLLDLGLIHRINSLNAYVGCIHPEYPHDGHFFICESCKAFAELDSPLITAAIEQSAADVDFEVHRHTVEIMGLCPRCRIKICREDKNE, encoded by the coding sequence ATGTCAAGAAACAGAGAACTCCAATTTATCAGTGGAGAACATGATCATCAGCGTTGTATTTCAAGCGCCATGACCAATGCCGAGCACCTTTGTCTACAACGAGGACAGCGCTTTACTGCATTGCGCAAACGTGTTTTTGAACTTGTCTGGCAACAACATAAGCCGATAGGCGCTTACGAAATTCTCGAAAAACTCCAACCCGATGGGCGTTCCGCACCTCCGACTGTTTACCGCGCTCTCGATTTTTTACTGGATCTTGGTCTTATCCACAGGATTAATTCATTGAATGCCTATGTTGGCTGTATCCATCCGGAATATCCTCATGATGGTCATTTCTTTATATGTGAATCCTGTAAAGCTTTTGCTGAGTTGGATTCACCTCTGATTACAGCTGCGATTGAACAGAGCGCAGCTGATGTGGACTTTGAGGTTCATAGACATACGGTAGAAATTATGGGACTTTGCCCTCGGTGTCGAATCAAAATCTGTCGTGAGGATAAGAATGAGTAA
- the znuC gene encoding zinc ABC transporter ATP-binding protein ZnuC — protein sequence MSNPEQSLLNVSAVDLTLGKRLLLENINFKIGSGEILTIIGPNGAGKTTLLRVALGLQRPTTGQVTQRRGLTVGYMPQRLQLDPTFPLTVKRFLFLACNNDRSRVLPLLEEVGATHVFESSMKNLSGGEMQRVLLARALIRDPELLVLDEPVQGVDVHGQIELYQLISKVRDRRGCAVLMVSHDLHLVMAATDQVLCLNRHICCSGTPESVTNDPAFLELFGPTAVQNIAIYVHDQSHHHDECATCSRRAAND from the coding sequence ATGAGTAATCCGGAACAATCTCTGCTAAATGTTTCCGCCGTTGATCTTACTTTGGGTAAGCGGCTCTTACTGGAAAATATCAATTTCAAAATTGGTTCTGGAGAGATCTTGACAATCATCGGGCCAAATGGCGCCGGAAAAACGACCCTGTTACGTGTTGCCCTTGGCCTCCAACGGCCAACAACCGGACAGGTAACCCAACGCCGGGGATTAACAGTGGGCTACATGCCGCAACGCTTACAATTGGATCCAACCTTCCCCCTGACGGTTAAACGCTTTCTTTTTCTAGCCTGTAACAATGACAGGTCGAGAGTTCTGCCGTTGCTGGAAGAAGTCGGCGCTACCCACGTTTTTGAATCGTCAATGAAAAATCTATCCGGAGGTGAAATGCAGCGAGTGTTACTCGCCCGCGCTCTGATTCGGGATCCGGAATTACTGGTTCTTGATGAGCCTGTGCAAGGAGTTGACGTTCATGGTCAAATTGAGCTGTATCAGCTTATATCAAAGGTTCGTGATCGGCGAGGCTGTGCGGTCCTCATGGTCTCCCATGATCTCCATCTGGTCATGGCAGCAACCGATCAGGTGCTTTGTCTGAATCGTCATATTTGTTGCAGCGGCACCCCCGAATCAGTGACTAACGATCCGGCATTTCTTGAACTGTTCGGGCCAACGGCCGTACAGAATATAGCTATCTATGTTCACGACCAGTCACACCACCATGATGAATGTGCAACCTGCAGCAGGAGAGCCGCCAATGATTGA
- a CDS encoding iron chelate uptake ABC transporter family permease subunit, which produces MIDNFLLRALLGGLGVALIAGPFGSFVVWRRLAYFGDTLAHSALLGVALGFMLHINLTLGIIVICQGLAILLFLSQQQRQLAGDTMLGIFAHGALSLGLVALAFMKDVRIDLVAYLFGDILAISNSDLGWIFLGGGLALLILLLLWKPLLAITIHEDLARVEGIPVDRINWLFLGLIALIVAVMMKVVGMLLVTALLIIPAATARRFAGNPEIMAILASTFGCLAVCAGLYGSFQWDTPTGPTIVVAACLIFILSLLLPKSLQKN; this is translated from the coding sequence ATGATTGATAATTTTCTTCTCCGGGCTCTGTTAGGGGGACTCGGAGTTGCCTTGATTGCAGGTCCTTTTGGTTCTTTCGTCGTCTGGCGGCGACTGGCTTATTTCGGTGACACTCTTGCTCACTCTGCCCTGCTTGGTGTCGCTTTGGGGTTCATGCTGCACATCAATCTGACCCTGGGAATTATCGTCATTTGTCAAGGACTGGCGATTCTTCTGTTTCTCAGTCAACAGCAACGGCAACTTGCCGGCGATACAATGCTTGGCATTTTTGCTCATGGGGCTCTTTCATTAGGATTAGTCGCTCTGGCATTTATGAAAGATGTCCGTATTGACCTTGTCGCCTACTTATTTGGAGATATCCTCGCCATCAGCAACAGCGACCTGGGCTGGATTTTCCTCGGAGGTGGTCTCGCCCTGCTGATCTTGCTCTTGCTTTGGAAACCTTTGCTGGCAATTACTATTCATGAAGATCTGGCACGGGTTGAAGGGATTCCGGTTGATCGTATCAATTGGTTGTTTCTGGGTTTAATTGCTTTGATCGTTGCGGTCATGATGAAAGTTGTAGGGATGTTGTTGGTCACAGCGTTGTTGATCATTCCCGCGGCAACCGCCCGACGTTTTGCCGGAAATCCTGAAATCATGGCAATTCTGGCCAGTACTTTTGGCTGCCTTGCGGTCTGTGCAGGGCTCTATGGTTCTTTTCAATGGGATACCCCGACCGGTCCGACCATTGTCGTTGCGGCCTGTCTGATCTTTATTCTGAGTCTGCTGTTGCCGAAAAGTTTGCAAAAAAACTGA
- a CDS encoding serine/threonine protein kinase — MVSTSKNHPFDKLTPDFIMDAVESQGYHCDCRILTLNSYENRVYQVGIEDRQPLIAKFYRPKRWSDAQILEEHDFTLELAQHELPAIAPLRNADKKTLHQYKGFRFSLSVCQGGHSPELDNLEHLLVIGRLLGRIHLIGAGKPFRKRPVLNSHNFGHECVAFITENFIPVEYRESYQTLTRDLLQQVDGCFSRLGSISHIRVHGDCHNGNMLWRDDVPHFVDFDDARMAPAIQDLWMLLSGPEDQQRRQLDKILTGYEQFCDFNLTELQLIEPLRTLRMLHYSAWLAKRWDDPAFPRTFSWFNSMQYWGEHILELREQLAALQEPSLQF, encoded by the coding sequence ATGGTCTCTACAAGTAAGAACCATCCATTCGACAAACTGACCCCTGACTTCATCATGGATGCGGTTGAATCGCAGGGATATCACTGTGACTGTCGGATTTTAACTCTGAACAGCTATGAAAATCGTGTGTATCAGGTGGGAATTGAGGATCGTCAACCGCTGATTGCCAAGTTTTATCGGCCAAAACGGTGGAGCGATGCGCAAATTCTGGAAGAACATGACTTTACTTTGGAGTTGGCTCAACACGAATTGCCGGCGATCGCACCTTTACGTAATGCGGATAAAAAGACTCTGCACCAGTATAAGGGATTTCGATTCAGTCTCTCCGTCTGTCAAGGTGGACATTCACCGGAACTGGACAATCTGGAACATCTGCTGGTTATCGGCAGGCTCCTTGGCCGGATTCATCTCATTGGTGCCGGGAAGCCGTTTCGTAAGCGACCGGTGCTTAACAGTCATAACTTTGGGCATGAATGTGTTGCTTTTATTACCGAAAATTTTATTCCCGTAGAATATCGCGAATCCTATCAAACCCTGACGCGTGATTTGCTGCAACAGGTCGATGGGTGTTTTTCAAGACTCGGGTCTATTTCTCATATCCGCGTTCACGGTGATTGTCACAATGGCAATATGCTCTGGCGTGACGATGTCCCCCATTTTGTTGATTTTGATGATGCCCGCATGGCTCCGGCTATTCAGGATTTATGGATGCTGTTATCCGGCCCGGAAGATCAGCAACGACGGCAGTTGGATAAAATTCTGACAGGGTATGAACAGTTTTGCGATTTCAACCTGACTGAATTGCAATTGATAGAACCACTGCGGACCCTGCGGATGCTTCACTATAGCGCCTGGTTGGCGAAACGCTGGGACGACCCGGCCTTTCCACGCACCTTCTCCTGGTTTAACAGCATGCAGTACTGGGGTGAGCATATCCTCGAATTGCGTGAACAACTGGCCGCTTTGCAGGAACCGTCTTTACAGTTTTAA
- a CDS encoding LysE family transporter, which produces MMLPFLQGIGIGGGLIIAIGAQNAFVLSQGVHRNFPIQTAVVCSLSDGLLIFLGVSGIGSIVATYPLLGQLTTWFGALFLIGYGARSCRAAIQGGSLDATARKIPSRWRLLLATLALTFLNPHVYLDTFIFIGSLSGQLAQVDRYLFGAGAMTASILWFFSLSLGAGFLAPLFRKPLAWRLLDGFVCLTMWGIATSLLWPKLQHYLS; this is translated from the coding sequence ATGATGTTGCCATTTTTACAGGGAATTGGAATCGGCGGGGGACTTATTATTGCCATCGGGGCACAGAATGCGTTCGTTCTGTCACAGGGGGTGCATCGTAATTTTCCGATTCAAACCGCTGTCGTTTGCAGCCTTAGTGACGGGTTGCTGATCTTTCTTGGTGTCAGTGGGATTGGTTCTATTGTCGCGACATATCCCCTTCTGGGGCAGCTGACGACTTGGTTCGGGGCCCTGTTTCTGATCGGCTATGGGGCCCGTTCTTGCCGTGCGGCAATTCAGGGTGGAAGTTTAGATGCAACGGCAAGAAAGATTCCGTCCCGATGGCGATTACTGTTGGCAACCTTGGCTCTGACATTTCTCAATCCGCATGTCTACCTCGATACTTTTATCTTTATTGGGAGTCTCAGTGGTCAATTAGCCCAGGTCGATCGTTACCTGTTTGGAGCTGGAGCGATGACAGCTTCAATCCTCTGGTTTTTCTCTCTGAGTCTTGGCGCCGGTTTTCTGGCCCCTTTATTCCGCAAACCACTTGCCTGGCGGTTACTAGATGGTTTTGTCTGCTTGACCATGTGGGGAATTGCGACTTCTCTGCTCTGGCCCAAACTGCAACATTATCTCAGCTGA
- a CDS encoding LysR family transcriptional regulator ArgP: MLDYKHLEALARVVQEGGFERAARVLFLTQSAVSQRIRLLEESCGQILISRTTPPMPTPAGKALLKHYRQVKLLEDGLSAKLTDSSDSTRTTLVIGINADSLAHWFIPAIKPVLERMDLLIDLRVDDQEQTHNYLREGEVIGCISSESSPMQGCRVEKLGTMTYRLLATSAFINHWFADGFSLEASQLAPAVIFNRKDRLHHQFCEQCFGTNSDAFSAHYIPAPEQFFEVIESGHCYGMVPDWQSTELLRFGQLQEIVPGTTIRIALYWHCWNLTARPLQAFSQQLLINASQYLMD, translated from the coding sequence ATGCTTGATTACAAACACCTTGAAGCCTTAGCCAGAGTTGTTCAGGAAGGTGGGTTTGAACGCGCAGCTCGCGTTCTTTTCCTGACCCAATCTGCTGTCTCACAACGCATCAGACTCTTGGAAGAGTCCTGCGGGCAGATCTTAATCTCCCGGACAACACCTCCAATGCCCACACCCGCCGGAAAAGCGCTATTGAAACATTATCGCCAGGTAAAGCTGCTGGAAGATGGTCTCTCTGCGAAGTTGACGGATTCTTCAGACTCAACAAGGACAACTTTGGTTATTGGTATTAACGCTGACAGTCTGGCACATTGGTTCATCCCCGCCATCAAGCCCGTACTGGAGAGGATGGACCTGCTGATTGACCTCCGCGTTGATGATCAAGAACAGACTCATAACTATCTACGCGAAGGGGAAGTTATTGGCTGTATCAGTTCTGAATCCAGCCCAATGCAAGGCTGTCGCGTTGAAAAACTTGGAACCATGACCTATCGGCTTCTGGCAACCTCTGCTTTTATCAATCACTGGTTTGCAGATGGATTTTCCCTGGAGGCATCACAACTGGCACCAGCTGTCATTTTCAACCGTAAAGACCGCCTGCACCATCAATTTTGTGAACAATGCTTTGGGACAAATTCTGATGCTTTTTCAGCTCATTATATCCCCGCTCCTGAACAATTTTTTGAAGTAATTGAATCTGGACATTGTTATGGAATGGTCCCTGACTGGCAAAGCACTGAATTACTCAGATTTGGACAACTGCAGGAAATTGTCCCCGGAACGACAATTCGAATAGCTCTTTATTGGCACTGCTGGAATTTAACTGCCCGGCCATTGCAGGCATTCTCACAGCAGTTACTCATCAACGCCAGTCAGTACCTGATGGATTGA